tccgtctgatttcatacggtcactaaaatctcgtctgctttcatacgctattaatacttccgtcccactatatttCGTTTAGTCTGGGTtaacgaccacatttggtctcaaaccctaattttggcgatcaaatttgggtttggtcccttccgttgcggcatattttgaaaccaaatttgagtttagtccccaaatttggccgcgactgtggttgctctaagggaTAGTGGGAGCTCTTAACTTCTAGTTTTTTTAATACCTTTGAGAGCATTGCATACCTTGTAACCACACTCAAACATTAATAAACTCAACTACTCATTATTCTATGGATGCAGATGAATGTCAAACCAcgaaaatcttttgtgttcatgaTAATTTAGTTGTACTTATCTTATTATCGTATTTATTTTCACGGTGACTTGCATCTTAAATACCTTGTTTACTTGATAGTATCAGTTCACCTGAGATATCTTCACTAATTGATATATGATCCTCTGAATTGTTTATATTAGGTAGAttatagaaaaaataataatcacaCTAAGGATGTCATTTTAGATGTgaataactttttcttttaatacaATAGACTTGACCAACATAAATAGTATTAAATTTTGTACACTTTTCTTATTTAAGAAATCATTTCTTTTCTAAAAAAAGTTGTTGTGCTTTCGAAAAGGAATATAACTTCGAAGCTGATAAAAATTAAGGTGCGGAAGCTAAAGCCTTGGTTTCAGGTTTGGCAGCTGCGGCCGGTAAAAGAGTTCAGTTGAATTTTGTATGTTCAATGCTTAACCCTTGAGAaactattttcttttatttctagaTTTCCTCTAATATGGTACACACATTGTATATTAAACTTTAATGTAAGCAACGTGAGAAGTGTTAGCTACTTTGTTCAAAGTTCCCAACACTGGGGCTAACAAACACTTTGAAGATTCTTGTTTGTAGAAGAAGCCTAAACACTGGCAATCTTTGCTGCATTTACTTCTACACTCATCCAATTCTAAAGATCCTTCGCCTTTGTTATAATCATCCATAAAATGTTCGACACCTACGACTTTAAAGTAATCCACTTTATTGGCTTTACCATTATCACATTTACGTAGCGTTGGAGGTGCACAGTTCTTGGACCACCCTAGTAATCCATTAGCCGTTGGACAAGCAACACATTGTTCATCTTCACATACACCAAATGACCCACACCTGCTTGGTAACTTACACTGGCTTACACCATTGTTTCCATTTATTAAGTCGAACAAACTGAATGTCACTTCCCAAGCACCGTGAGATACTTTGTCGTAATATGTGTAGACCTTTAGACTACCATCGAACCCTAATCGGAGCAAAGACAGTGTACTGTTGTATTTGGGTCTAGTCAGAATTGATGTTCCAGTTGAAGAATTAGCTACGAAAAATTCAAATGTTAGCTCATACGCATAAGCTTCTTCCGATTCTGGTGTTGCGTTGAACAAGACCTGAGTCAGTACGCCTTGACTAGTTCCAAACCAGTCAGATGTGTAGTAGAGTAATGGCTTCTTAAGGTTTTTGCTTTTGAGATATAAATTAAGTCTGCTCTTTTCTAGAACAAAACTATAAGGACCCTCAGATCCATCAACATCAGATACACGACTAGTGATCCGATTCGGACCATTTGGACGTAAACCCTGACCAACCAAAAGAGTATCACTTGGATGCTCAAAACTCTGCCAAATATATTTTCCACTCTTATCATAAAGCACAATATTACCGTTTGACAAAAGATTAAGACCAACAACATCTTTGTTAGCTGTACCAGTCTGCCAAGCAATCTGACCATCAGCATCGGACAACACAAGGTTACCGTCTGTACCAAATGTCAATGTGGCATTTTCGCGAACTGGATTTCCACGGTTGGCGTCCCAAACCCATCTCATTATGGACTCGGATCGTACCAAACCCATTCTCAAAGCAAGGGTGAATGCATTAGGAGTCGTGTTATAGAAGCAGAGTTGGAAAGGAGAACTAAACAAATCAAGAGCACGGTAATTGGCATCATATTCGACTATATAATCGCCGAAATCTCCTTGATTTATGAATTTGAAGGTCTTAGAAGAAGGTACAGCGGACTCGGCTACAAaagatgatgagaagaagatgatagtgaagaagaaaatagaGAAAGGGATTAAGGAAGACATGTTGATGCTATCGTTTACATTTGATATTGCCTACTTATAGCAAAAAGATTAACCGGGTATGGAAGAGCTTTATGGGTCTCATTCCACTTAGAGGCACCTTATTTGACTCTGATGGGAGTGACAGATTGAGAGTGATCACGACAAAACCAAAAAGAAATTGTTACCATGTATGGCCATTGGCCGACAAGGTTTGAACTCTACATACTTTTTAAATTCCCATGGCCGTTTGAGCACTACCCTTATGCAGCCGGTTGTAGTGTGTTCTAGTTTGACTTTGCAGTATATTTCAAAATGCCGGAGTTCGTTTTCCTTTTGTACTTGAATACCTTTTTGAATATTGAGCCACTACTGAGTCACTAACCACTCTAGTCTAGACCTTATCCAAGATGGTTGGGCATTGGCCATCAAGAAACAGTGTCATAATTAGGATAAACTCTCTAACCTGCGGCACTCATGTAGCTATGGTACTAGTAATGGTGACCCTCAACTTTTACGTAACGTCATGCTGGCATTGAACAAGGaaatattttcatatttcattttttttattatgtgAGTCACAATTTATGCAAACAATTACGAGAATAATTGAATTCCAGAAACCAGTAATCTTAGATATGCTATTGTTATGGACCTTTAATTTTAAtcattcattttcttctttataCCCCTCCATATCCATTGTATGGGcgaaattttgaattttctttgtaCCAATAGATAGACGGAGTCCTATTTTCAAGATGAATTTTCTCGCAAATACCCTTATTTATTACACATAAAAAATTATGTTAGCataagacaaaggataaaataaaaaaaaacatgaaaaataatgaattcaagataattttcttaatctaagagaattggtCTCTTCGACCATATATGTGGTAGGGAGGGAGTATAATCTTTCACTTTTTTTCTTTCACTTTTGTTTCTATTAACGAGGGATGATCATAAACTTTAGACCACAGTTTCATCTATGCTTCGTTTATTTTATAACCATCAAACATTTGAACACTTCATCACCAAAAATATATATTCGGCAAAGTTACTATAACAATGATGGAtgaatatttagattttaaagGTTGGGAACCATTTTCAAAGCCGAGAGTATCAAATGATACATCTTTTGATACTATGTCTGCAAATGTACAGGAGTTTgctaaaaatgaaaaatctcaCGTGCCCAAATTATTAAATCATGATTCTCtcttatttctatgtatgtttgtCAAAAGAAAAATTCACTCCACAATACCTTGGTTCTTTTGTACGTGGAGAAGAGAAATAAAGAATTCACGTTCATAATAAAAGGATTGAATACCAAATTTCTCTTCCACGGAGGTGATGGTGATATGCAACAATTCACCACCGCTTGAGCGACGGTGAAATAGAACATTTCACTGCCATTCTAATGATAGTATAAAGCTTCCAtgtccatttttcttcttcttgcagTTTTGATTGTTTATTCTTATTGTTTTGATGTTAAGGTTGTTCCATTTGCTGCTCTCAAGGTAACGAAGAAACTCTTCCTATGTCCATATACTATTCAGTGTTCTCCGAACATCCCGAGAAGGAACATTTTCTAAAACTGATGGGTTTTGGGTCTGGAGAAAGAGATACAAACATGGTCTATGGGTGTTGAAAAGGCGCAAAGTTTTGTGGTCTTATAAAATCagcaaagaataaggacttaGGTGGTTTCTACTCAAGGATCTTGGTAGAACTGTGTTCTTAATGAAGTGTTAAAAACACTAGTCACCAAGTGAAAGTTGAAAAACCATTTGTCTAAGGTCCACCAACGCTAGATGTTATAGCTatgcatttttttcttttgtaaatttGTGCAGACCACTTTACAATATGCTCTTGAAAAGCCTATACGAATCAATACATAGAAGAATTTTTTCTATTGCCGGAATCATCTAGTTGAAGTTTAGAAATAAGAgtgtattttatttttccttccatTGGAATTAATGCTTCTCGTTCTCTTGTTCATGTACACCGAGAATATACAAATCCTGATTTCTTTTCACTTTCCGTGGACGAGAAATAAAAGTCCCAGGAAATAACCTATGTTTGTTTGCATATGTGACAAATATACTGAAAAGATTAATGCAATGGGCAAGGGTTCGAAAAAAAAATATGCATGATGGTCTAAAATGATTGAAATGGCTGGAGAGTTAATCAAGAGAGACTATCCTCTAAAGATGAGCTGTGTGTGTCTGCCAAATCTAGTGGCATCATATGTTTAAAGTTTAAACTACACACTCAAAGCAGATTTGGAATGATATAGGAGCCAATGCAATAAGAAGCCATAAAAAAGCCAAAAACAGCTCTAAcaacaaagaaattttttttacaCAAGCCTTGCCAAGCAATAGCAATGAgtgctctttctcttcttccttgcACCCTGCAACTGGTTCTCGTTCAATCTGGAAAAAGAGGCATCTGGTTTTCACGCACATCAGAGTGTACGAGAAAGGTTTGCTTCCATAGATTTTTTGGATTCTAGTTCACCCTGGATAGTGTGATAAGTTCGTAACTCCTGAGTTTGTTCTGATTATTGAAACTCTTTGGCTCCCAATTTATGGCACAATGTTTTTGGTTAATGAATGTTCTTCAGAAGTTCTTAAAAACCTCTTCCCAGAATAATTTTTTGGTTAAATATCTCTAAGGTTTGTTAGATGATTATCTGTGGGAAaaaatttacaaaatcaaaacggatctcaaacagctgagtcgcggactaggtcgctatctttaaggtgtttcgcgactctgcctcttgattgtgtgcTAGCAGTCGATTCTTGtcgaaaaccctatgggataaaacagctgataactctcttgttcgatttctctgcactgtgagaaatcgaaccaacaacaactctttctacacttgctcacaactcaaaatagatgaaaaacaattatatttcatcttctccagaaactGTTCTTTTATAACTCAAAAGAAATTAATACGGTTTTAATGAAAATCAAGTTTGCAATTAGTGTTCActgaaaatcctccataacagtcacaaaacggtaacaatataattaccaaaaattaatagaattaattggagaatattaagttgaaaaAACCGTTTTTGGAAATCAAGAGTTTAATCTGcaaaaattcagtttttgaaTCACCAGGCCTCCCAAGGCCCAAGGCCCCGTTCTCccggatttaaataaataatatagatatataaataTACCTAGTTAAATTtcatggggtgagacttgaacccaagtctaagtgtgggagcccaaaataataccaccacattatttctctaagtttgatataaattaaaagactatgtttttaaatatatatatcccAACATTATCAAATTGTAAGATAAGCCTTGAACAACACCTAAAGATAATTTGAATAAAAAATTTCAGACGACTTTGAAAAATATCTCTAGAGTTTGTTTTTCATTATCGGAGTTGAGAGTAAGAACCAAAGATTTTCTTATCGAGAATCATGTAATAGTTTATATAGGGTGAATTTGTCCGATTCGGTTGATACTTTAGACTCGTCTCCCTTTGCTGAGTTGAACCCGATTTTTCCATTCCCGTGATCCAAAAACTCCCTCCCTATAACAAAAGTGTTTTTTATAAGCAACGGACCGAGAAATTACATATTGTCGTCCCTATGATCCAAATAGGGGCAAAAACCAAGCCATATGGCTTACGTTAGTTTTAGCCCATTGAGCTAGATCGTGAGCGACTCCATTTGCAACACGGTTAACAAATATAAATGACATAAATTTAAACTGGATAATTAAGGTTTTAATGTCCTGTAACAGACAGTGGGTTCTCTGATTTTCCATAAAGGTCTTCTTGTTTATTTGCTCCAAAATAACAAAAGCGTCGCTCTCAACAATGATTCTATCAAGCCTCTTTCCCAAAGCCACTATCAAGGCATCTCTGATTGCTCGAGTCTCTGCTTCTTCTGCAGAGAAACATACCATGTAAATTGACTGAACATAAATAAATGCAGGAGCGGAGTTAGGATTTTGAAAAAAGGTGGACAAACCAAAATCCACCGTACACAgacaaaaactcaaaaaaaaaatcattacacATGATATCCACTCCAAAAATAATTTTCTCCTAAACGAACCCTCTGATATTCACTCCAAAAACTTCAAAACCGTTAACCCTGGTAGTAATTAAGGAGTTGGCCTAAATCTGCAATAAATTCTTCTTCGAATGATCGGTGATCCTCTCATGGATGTTTTTGAAGTGTGCACAGTTGATAGATAATGGGATTCTCGGTTTTTGTTTAGCTTTAACATAGGGAGCTTTCTAAAAGGGGTGCAAAGTTATTTTTATTGGGGGTGCAAAAATTCTAAACTTCAATTTTGGGCCTAGAGAAATTGATACCCAGTAAAGGAGTTTGGTAACCACGGTGGGCAATTGCACACCCACCCTTTCATGTGCCTCCGCCCCTGAATAAATGTATGGTTTGAATCTCTAAGAATGAAAGCCATTCCTCCACTCTGAGAGTTTGGGTTCCAAGCACCATCAGTATTTATTTTGGTCCAATCCTTAGGTGGGACGACCAGAGATGAATCTAGTTGCGGTGAAGAGATTGCAGATATTCTCTGTAGCGATGGGGTTTTAATATAGCTCAGCATCATTGATTTTGCTCTTGCTAAAACAGCAGCCGGTTCTTCTAATTTCTCATTATGAACTAAATCATTCCGGTTAGTCCAGATGGACCACATCAAGCACACAATTAGTGGGAATTTATCGATTCTATCAGATGCATCTTTATAAGGATTGAGCTGAAGCCAAAATCTAACCCAGTGGTAAAAAGTGAAATTTTGAAACTGGTTTGTTTGTACATTTCCATGTCTCCAAACTCTAACTCTAGTAAGACAATTGCAGGTTACCAGGATGTGCATAATCGTTTCAAATTTAATTTTGCATCTTGGACATCTATAATCAGATATATGAATGTGTGAAGAGCTCCATTCAACTATAATCAGATATATAATCTTTCACCTTGTCGTGTGTGAAGGGAGACACCGGACTTACTGCAGTTTTCTCCCACAATATATCCCGAGTAGCAATCCAATGGCCTTTAGGTGCGTTCTCAATATCGGAATAGGTGCAAAGTAATGTGGGTCCCTGTTTTTTCTCTCTTGCAGGATGTTTTACGGAAATATCCGTCGGTCAAGCGATCATTTCGGTGAGAGTTCTAACAGACCTTCGTCCAAGGCTTGAAACTTTTACAGTCTTAATGAATCTAACTCATAATGTTAAATTTTAATGTTTCTAATTAGCTTTGGGGTTCCCCCAAATATTCGGCAAACCATTTTTCTCCGATTAACAAACGAAAAGTACTCCATAAAGAAGCCTGACAATTTAGAGTTGCTTGCAATAAATAGGTACAAAAACAGATACTGTACATTTTATTCATTCAACTCACAATAGACTTACATGTAGATAACCCAAAATGATGAACATATACaaacttgtaattttttgatcaatggaCCTCCACCAAGTAATGCAACCATAGCTGTGATGATACTGGCATGAACTATTGCACCTCCTGATACCTTCTCAGTACCTTTTGATCCAGTACCGTCAGTAGTACTTTCGTATTGTGCAGCGCACATTGCAATAAGAGCAAAGGACATTATTAGAACGAATATGGCTCGTGTGATAGCCATCATTAAGCTCTAAAATGGATGGTAAAGTAACTCTATGAAATTAAGATCTATAAATCAATGAGAGAATAGATCCTGAACTTATAGGGTCAAGGTTTTAGCTTGCAGGCATACGTAAACAATAGTGGTGGTTCTCAACTGTTGAATTAGAATTGTGTTGCCAGTTGGATGGATAATATCTTGCACGTCTAGTTTCTAGAATTTGTTGTATAAGATATCAAAGACCATTTACGCCGCATATGTAAATTCTAAATGTAATGTAAATAAGGGGG
This portion of the Papaver somniferum cultivar HN1 chromosome 11, ASM357369v1, whole genome shotgun sequence genome encodes:
- the LOC113320733 gene encoding EP1-like glycoprotein 2; translation: MSSLIPFSIFFFTIIFFSSSFVAESAVPSSKTFKFINQGDFGDYIVEYDANYRALDLFSSPFQLCFYNTTPNAFTLALRMGLVRSESIMRWVWDANRGNPVRENATLTFGTDGNLVLSDADGQIAWQTGTANKDVVGLNLLSNGNIVLYDKSGKYIWQSFEHPSDTLLVGQGLRPNGPNRITSRVSDVDGSEGPYSFVLEKSRLNLYLKSKNLKKPLLYYTSDWFGTSQGVLTQVLFNATPESEEAYAYELTFEFFVANSSTGTSILTRPKYNSTLSLLRLGFDGSLKVYTYYDKVSHGAWEVTFSLFDLINGNNGVSQCKLPSRCGSFGVCEDEQCVACPTANGLLGWSKNCAPPTLRKCDNGKANKVDYFKVVGVEHFMDDYNKGEGSLELDECRSKCSKDCQCLGFFYKQESSKCLLAPVLGTLNKVANTSHVAYIKV